DNA sequence from the Deltaproteobacteria bacterium genome:
TCTGACCACGGAAAGCTCAAAAATGAAAACTTGATTGGAGCTGGCGATGGGACTCGAACCCGCAACCGGCTGATTACAAATCAGCTGCTCTACCGATTGAGCTACGCCAGCGGAAAGAAATATTATTTAGGTTTTATATTAAAATATATAATATTACCTATTATTTTTTTATTTGTCAATATTTTTTTATTTTTTCCCCGCCAACATTTTATTCACCCACTTAAGATACCCCTCTTCTCCTCCATCTACCTGTAAAGATATTACTTCCGGAATTTCGTAACTATGTATCTTTTTAATTTCATTAATTATTTTTTTTAGTTGCTTTTGAATCGTTTTAATTAAGAGGACTACTTCTTGCGCTTGACAAAGTTTCCCTTCCCAGTAAAAAAAGGACGTTACTTTGGGAATTACATTGACACAGGCCGCCAGCTTGGCTTCAACAAGTTTTTGGGCAATTTTCCACCCTTCCTTTTCTGATCCCGCTGTGGAAATTACTACCAAGGTCTTCATCGAATCTCTCCTCCCCGGATCGATTATTTTTTTATTTTCCCCTTTTTCCTTTGGTTTCTCTCCGCTGCCAACGCCTTGGAATAGAGTCCTGAAAGTACCTTTTGCATTTCCGGGTCTTGGACTGCGGATACTTCTTTGGCAATGTGTTCCCAGTCAGACCCGCTTAAAGGGGTTAAATCTCTTTGCAGGCTCTCTCCTCTTTCTTCTTTATCAAGATGCCCCACCTCACCAATGAAAAACCGGATATCCTGTAAAAAATCAATCCCCGTTTTTTCATGCAATTTTTTGACTATCAATTCTTTCATGAATTGCAGCTGCTGCATCCATACGGAATTTGTGACTTTTAAATATAATATTCGGTTTTTAATACGTATAGGTTCAGTTCTTTTAGC
Encoded proteins:
- the cutA gene encoding divalent-cation tolerance protein CutA encodes the protein MKTLVVISTAGSEKEGWKIAQKLVEAKLAACVNVIPKVTSFFYWEGKLCQAQEVVLLIKTIQKQLKKIINEIKKIHSYEIPEVISLQVDGGEEGYLKWVNKMLAGKK
- a CDS encoding DUF721 domain-containing protein, whose translation is MGKRIKKPLRVGDILKNYCNRVGLSSRMNEQRLLDVWKEAVGEEVAKRTEPIRIKNRILYLKVTNSVWMQQLQFMKELIVKKLHEKTGIDFLQDIRFFIGEVGHLDKEERGESLQRDLTPLSGSDWEHIAKEVSAVQDPEMQKVLSGLYSKALAAERNQRKKGKIKK